A region from the Desulfobaccales bacterium genome encodes:
- a CDS encoding PAS domain S-box protein yields MKKRRSSVDSIDHLKARVKEFLAANVPDLERMPWDDVQELVHELQEHQSELEKQNQDLRRSQEVLAKSQDRYATLYDFAPVAYFTLDPHGLISEVNDAGIRLLGEPRDSLLQTPFIRFVAPGNHEAFRTHLQSGLADGVSQSGDLLLRPHQGPPFSASLESLPVVDAGGKLVQYHTVVRNITKLKQAEDNLRKSEALYRLIVETANEGIWGIDADYQTTYINPVMAGMLGYQMEEMLYRPLTDFLFPEDLPDHENKIAQLRQGLDVTFERRLKREDGSDRWCIISARSLQDGQGQFQGAFAMFADITRHKQAEEALRLAAHQWQATFDAMSDGICLMDLNCRILGCNQAMATLVGQPIDEILGCLCYEVVHGTSQPISECPLGIMCQTRQREEVVLPHKERWFKVTVDPILDDAGELLGAVHRIADITRLKKSEEALRESEAHFRQLFDSVADAVFLHAQGRIVEVNLQACRSLGYTREELLGLHVKDIEVGISRQDLQNLCKHDSPANTFSGIHRRKDGSTFPVEVKSSNFPAQGHNLRLAAVRDITAQRAAEQAIRESEKLYRSLFENMLNGFAYCKMLFEHDQPHDFIYLEVNKSFQVLTGLKNVVGKKVSEVIPGLHKGNPELFEIYGRVALTGEPERFEIYVKAFQKWLSISVYSPAKEYFVAILDDITQRKQAEEALRRSRETLRVLLDATPAAVVLLNPHGIILAANKIVAERLGKPIKEMVGTCMFDYLPADLAKGRQARIEEVRSTGRPLVFEDRRGGLICDNYVHPIYSGAGNLVGFAVLSVDITARKQTEEALAQQSQFLQSLIETIPTPVFYKNAEGRYLGCNQSFLDYFGVTKEEMVGNTVDCLPHQESATKYRQKDLELFKNPGVQVYEHIMPLPDGRKREVVFNKATFLKGDGAVGGLVGVITDITELKQAQKQLRALAAQLAEAEEKERHILARELHDEVGQGLTALGLNLTLLTTQMPKNAAEPLLMRLADAVTLVEKIGETIRNVMAELRPPVLDDYGLLSALRWYGGEFARRTGINVEVLGEEAAPRLTRWVELALFRIAQEALTNVAKHARASRVELTEEVINGTIRLIIADNGVGFDQSQVGQPEGPCRWGLMNMSERAAAAGGSCNIESQPDHGTRVIVEVTR; encoded by the coding sequence ATGAAAAAGAGACGATCAAGCGTGGACTCAATAGACCACCTCAAGGCCAGGGTAAAGGAGTTTCTGGCGGCCAATGTGCCGGACCTGGAACGGATGCCCTGGGATGATGTCCAGGAACTGGTGCATGAACTGCAGGAGCACCAGTCCGAGTTGGAGAAGCAAAACCAGGATCTTCGCCGGTCCCAGGAGGTTCTCGCCAAGTCCCAGGACCGGTATGCCACACTCTATGACTTTGCCCCGGTAGCTTACTTTACCCTGGACCCGCACGGGCTCATCAGCGAGGTTAACGACGCGGGGATTAGGTTATTGGGGGAACCCAGGGATTCATTACTGCAAACGCCTTTCATCCGGTTCGTGGCCCCGGGAAATCATGAGGCCTTTCGAACTCACCTGCAATCGGGGCTAGCCGATGGCGTCTCGCAGTCAGGTGATCTGTTGCTGAGGCCTCACCAAGGCCCCCCTTTTTCCGCTTCCCTGGAGAGTCTGCCGGTGGTGGATGCAGGGGGCAAGTTGGTCCAATATCATACGGTTGTTAGGAATATCACCAAACTCAAGCAAGCGGAAGACAACTTGCGCAAGAGCGAAGCCTTGTACCGTCTCATCGTGGAGACCGCCAACGAGGGTATTTGGGGGATAGATGCCGATTACCAAACAACTTACATCAATCCCGTCATGGCTGGAATGCTGGGTTACCAGATGGAGGAGATGCTGTACCGGCCGTTGACTGACTTCTTGTTTCCCGAAGATCTGCCTGATCACGAGAACAAAATTGCCCAGCTCCGCCAGGGGCTGGATGTAACCTTCGAACGCCGCTTGAAGCGCGAAGATGGGAGTGATCGCTGGTGCATTATCTCGGCCAGGAGCCTCCAAGATGGCCAGGGCCAATTTCAGGGCGCCTTCGCCATGTTCGCCGACATCACCCGACACAAGCAGGCGGAAGAGGCCCTGCGACTGGCGGCTCACCAATGGCAGGCCACTTTCGATGCCATGAGCGACGGCATTTGCCTCATGGACTTGAACTGCCGGATTCTGGGATGCAATCAAGCCATGGCCACTCTGGTAGGCCAGCCCATTGATGAAATCCTGGGCTGCCTCTGTTACGAGGTCGTCCATGGGACCTCCCAACCGATTTCTGAATGTCCCCTGGGGATCATGTGCCAGACCCGGCAACGGGAAGAAGTGGTCCTGCCCCATAAAGAGCGCTGGTTTAAAGTGACCGTGGACCCCATCCTGGACGACGCCGGCGAACTCCTGGGCGCAGTGCATCGTATCGCAGATATTACCCGGCTCAAAAAGTCCGAGGAGGCCTTGAGAGAGAGCGAGGCCCACTTCCGGCAATTGTTCGACAGCGTCGCGGATGCCGTCTTCCTGCACGCCCAGGGCAGGATTGTCGAGGTCAACCTGCAGGCCTGCCGGAGTCTGGGGTACACCAGGGAAGAGCTCCTTGGTTTGCACGTAAAGGATATCGAAGTGGGGATAAGCCGGCAAGACCTCCAAAATCTGTGTAAGCATGACTCCCCAGCGAATACCTTTTCCGGCATCCATCGCCGCAAGGATGGCTCTACCTTCCCGGTGGAGGTCAAGAGCAGTAATTTTCCGGCCCAGGGCCACAATTTGCGGCTCGCCGCAGTCCGGGACATTACCGCCCAAAGGGCGGCGGAGCAGGCCATCCGGGAGAGCGAAAAACTCTATCGGTCCCTGTTCGAGAATATGCTGAACGGATTTGCCTACTGTAAGATGCTCTTTGAGCACGATCAGCCCCACGACTTCATCTATCTTGAGGTCAACAAATCCTTCCAGGTCTTGACCGGGTTGAAAAATGTTGTTGGGAAAAAGGTATCTGAAGTCATTCCGGGCCTGCACAAAGGGAATCCGGAGCTTTTTGAAATCTATGGCAGGGTGGCTCTGACTGGAGAACCCGAGAGGTTCGAAATCTATGTGAAAGCCTTTCAGAAGTGGCTTTCGATCTCGGTGTACTCCCCCGCAAAAGAATATTTTGTGGCAATATTAGACGATATCACTCAACGCAAGCAGGCTGAAGAAGCCCTGCGGCGAAGCCGGGAAACCTTACGGGTGCTCCTGGACGCCACCCCTGCCGCGGTGGTGCTTCTGAACCCCCACGGCATTATCCTGGCGGCCAATAAAATAGTGGCCGAAAGGTTGGGCAAACCCATCAAAGAGATGGTGGGCACTTGCATGTTCGATTACTTACCGGCTGATTTGGCCAAAGGGAGACAGGCCCGTATAGAAGAGGTCAGGAGTACCGGCAGGCCCCTGGTTTTTGAAGATAGGCGCGGGGGCCTCATTTGTGATAATTATGTCCATCCAATATACTCAGGCGCCGGAAATCTGGTAGGCTTTGCGGTCTTGTCGGTGGACATTACCGCCCGCAAGCAGACAGAGGAAGCCCTGGCCCAACAATCCCAGTTTCTGCAATCTTTGATTGAAACGATTCCCACCCCCGTTTTTTACAAAAATGCCGAGGGCCGCTATCTGGGCTGCAACCAGAGCTTTTTAGACTATTTTGGGGTTACGAAAGAGGAGATGGTGGGGAACACGGTCGACTGTCTACCCCACCAGGAATCGGCAACAAAATATCGTCAGAAGGACCTGGAACTGTTTAAAAATCCCGGCGTCCAGGTATATGAGCATATTATGCCGCTGCCTGATGGCAGGAAACGGGAGGTCGTCTTTAACAAAGCCACCTTCCTGAAAGGCGATGGCGCGGTGGGGGGACTGGTCGGGGTTATCACTGACATCACGGAGCTCAAGCAGGCCCAAAAACAACTCCGGGCTTTAGCGGCCCAACTGGCGGAAGCGGAAGAGAAGGAGCGGCATATCCTGGCCCGTGAGCTCCACGACGAGGTGGGCCAGGGCCTCACCGCCCTGGGCCTCAACCTGACCTTGCTCACGACCCAGATGCCCAAAAATGCGGCAGAGCCGCTCCTGATGCGACTGGCCGACGCCGTGACCCTGGTGGAAAAAATCGGGGAAACCATCCGGAACGTCATGGCCGAACTGCGGCCCCCGGTGTTGGATGACTACGGGCTGCTATCGGCGCTACGCTGGTATGGGGGGGAGTTTGCCCGGCGGACAGGTATCAATGTGGAGGTCTTGGGGGAGGAGGCAGCTCCCCGCCTGACCAGGTGGGTGGAATTGGCCTTGTTCCGTATTGCCCAGGAGGCCCTGACCAACGTGGCCAAGCACGCCAGGGCTTCTAGGGTCGAATTGACCGAAGAGGTAATTAACGGAACCATCCGCCTGATCATCGCCGACAACGGCGTCGGCTTCGACCAGTCCCAGGTGGGCCAGCCCGAAGGGCCTTGCCGGTGGGGCCTTATGAACATGAGCGAGCGGGCGGCAGCGGCAGGCGGTAGCTGCAACATCGAGTCTCAGCCCGACCACGGCACCCGAGTGATAGTTGAAGTGACCCGATGA
- a CDS encoding PAS domain S-box protein: protein MGQLFFSQADQLEALVKAYQYLAGLISDREVWVELEKVLTHYFKADLVAFLGRRPDGEIVLHHLSRLDQISNEQALRETAATAAEVLDSGFLATEIVNLPQPYAVAFLPISESKQATRVMLVGHRMAEPLPRSLLDIYLALAGLCGTTLERLASERRVQRMTEKVPEMLFELLVYPDGTLQFTYISRQSSVIFFQPPEALLDNPNLIVNVIHPEDQAGFLAALTGASPEGTHLSMEFRSLDPSGQARHVLFHALSSFQEGGVVVWDGSFLDITARKRGEAEVERLRRQNELILNFAGEGILGIDLEGKITFVNPAAARMAGWEVKELIGRRHHEMVHHSRLDGTPYPQAECPIHAVTRDGQVRRADNEIFWRQDGTNFPVEYTSTPIRNEQGELLGAAVVFRDITERKRAEAEIRQLNEELEHRVQERTAQLESANKELESFAYSVSHDLRAPLRAIGGFSRILLEESEHRLDDAAKGYLDRIMAGSRRMGQLIDDILKLSRLSRTEMVFGRVNISIMVHEIVTELQAAEPERRVEFSIEDNLVVSGSRRLLRIALENLLGNAWKFTSRKPQAKIAFGSIEKDGKRSYFVRDNGSGFNMAYADKIFKPFERLHKESEFPGTGIGLTIVHRIIQRHGGQISVESGESQGSTFYFSLKENGS, encoded by the coding sequence ATGGGCCAATTGTTCTTCTCCCAGGCGGATCAACTGGAGGCGCTGGTTAAAGCGTACCAGTATCTCGCCGGGTTAATTTCGGACCGGGAGGTTTGGGTAGAGCTGGAGAAGGTGCTGACTCACTACTTCAAGGCGGATCTGGTAGCCTTCCTGGGTCGGCGGCCTGACGGCGAAATTGTCTTGCACCATCTTTCCCGCCTCGACCAGATCTCCAATGAACAGGCTCTGCGGGAGACCGCCGCTACTGCTGCCGAGGTGCTGGATAGCGGTTTCCTGGCCACGGAGATCGTGAACTTGCCACAGCCCTACGCCGTGGCTTTTCTCCCCATTTCCGAAAGCAAGCAGGCAACCCGGGTAATGCTGGTGGGGCACCGTATGGCCGAGCCGCTGCCCCGGTCTTTGCTGGACATCTATCTGGCCCTGGCCGGACTGTGCGGCACCACTCTGGAAAGGCTGGCCTCGGAACGCCGGGTGCAGCGCATGACGGAGAAGGTGCCGGAGATGCTCTTCGAGCTGCTGGTCTACCCGGATGGCACCCTGCAGTTTACTTATATCAGCCGGCAATCCAGTGTCATCTTTTTTCAGCCGCCGGAGGCCTTGCTGGATAATCCCAACCTTATCGTCAACGTCATACACCCGGAGGATCAGGCCGGGTTCCTGGCAGCCCTGACCGGTGCTTCCCCCGAGGGGACGCATCTCTCCATGGAATTCCGCTCCCTCGACCCCTCCGGCCAGGCAAGGCACGTCCTGTTTCACGCCCTTTCCAGTTTTCAAGAAGGCGGCGTCGTGGTCTGGGACGGTTCCTTCCTGGACATCACCGCACGCAAGCGGGGGGAGGCCGAGGTTGAACGTCTGCGGCGGCAAAATGAACTGATTTTGAACTTCGCTGGAGAGGGTATTCTCGGCATCGATCTGGAAGGGAAAATTACTTTCGTTAACCCGGCGGCGGCGAGAATGGCAGGTTGGGAAGTTAAGGAGTTGATCGGCCGGCGGCATCATGAAATGGTTCACCATAGCAGGCTTGACGGCACCCCTTACCCCCAGGCTGAGTGCCCCATCCATGCGGTAACCAGAGACGGGCAGGTTCGCCGGGCCGATAACGAGATTTTTTGGCGGCAGGACGGGACAAATTTCCCGGTGGAATACACCAGCACCCCGATTCGGAATGAACAAGGCGAGTTATTGGGGGCTGCGGTGGTGTTCAGAGATATCACGGAACGCAAACGGGCGGAGGCGGAAATTCGCCAACTGAACGAAGAGTTGGAGCACAGGGTGCAAGAGCGCACTGCGCAGCTGGAATCCGCCAATAAGGAACTGGAAAGCTTTGCCTATTCCGTTTCCCATGACTTAAGGGCCCCACTCAGGGCTATAGGTGGTTTCAGCCGCATTTTGCTCGAAGAAAGCGAACATAGGTTGGATGACGCGGCCAAAGGTTATTTGGATCGAATCATGGCCGGATCGCGGCGCATGGGGCAGCTCATTGATGATATTCTTAAACTTTCCAGGCTGTCGCGCACTGAAATGGTCTTTGGCCGTGTCAATATAAGCATTATGGTTCATGAAATCGTTACCGAACTGCAAGCCGCTGAGCCGGAACGCCGGGTGGAATTCTCCATCGAGGACAATCTGGTGGTTTCGGGCAGCCGACGACTGCTGCGAATCGCCCTGGAGAACTTGTTGGGTAATGCCTGGAAATTCACTTCCAGGAAACCTCAGGCCAAAATTGCCTTTGGAAGTATCGAGAAAGACGGCAAAAGAAGTTATTTTGTGCGGGATAACGGCTCTGGGTTCAACATGGCGTATGCAGACAAAATTTTCAAGCCTTTTGAGCGCTTACACAAGGAAAGCGAGTTTCCGGGTACGGGGATCGGCTTAACCATTGTTCACCGTATCATCCAGCGGCACGGCGGGCAAATCTCAGTCGAAAGTGGCGAAAGTCAAGGATCGACCTTTTATTTCTCTCTTAAGGAGAACGGCTCATGA
- a CDS encoding PAS domain S-box protein, with product MTTDRTSEDLLREIRDLRTRLAEAEGSLRALGQGQTEAQSLPGYQGDQTAFSREHARLAAIVMSSDDAIIGKTLEGIITDWNPAAERLYGYTATEIKGKSVLILAPPEHQAEINHILQKMKRGAGTEHLSALRVRKDGTPLQVSLTVSPIRDAAGTIIGASTIARDITAVKRLQDTLQASLRFQEIVHEQTEINPLLEAFVSEIKNFTGCEAVGIRVLDTAGGIPYLAYQGFSRQFYEMESPLSIYSDQCMCINVIKGTCDPTLPFYTMGGSFYMNGTSRFLATVSEGDKGSTRNLCNQVGYESVALVPFRRGEVILGLIHVADHRDNMVPFHVVEMLEKVGMQLGAAFQKLQAEQSLRESEARYRTLVENIDLGISVIDRDHRIIMTNAAQGRLLQRPLGELVGHECFREFEHRDAVCAHCPGTKAMATGQKEVLELTITPPDGSRLDVRIQAFPYRATDGQITGFIEVAEDITQRKEIEAALQQNEDLYRSLFENMLNGFAYCKMLFHQNQPQDFIYLKVNNSFELLTGLKDVEGKKVSEVIPGIRETDSELFEIYGRVALTGKPEKFETYVSALRMWFSVSVYSPAKEYFVAVFDVITERKQMEEDLRAAAHAWQSTFDAIGDAVCLVDRESQILQCNQAMVDLAGKPLSEIMGHHCCRAVPLTTGPDAECPVGRMLKSRKRETQTLPFGDRWLHVMADPIPNEAGEVAGAVLIIADISHYKRTEARVRDLNILLGAIKDINEVLLRVKNEKELFQKICDLLKSVPYVRFAWIGLVQPDSFEVKPAAWAGHEDGYLSIIKTTWDDSPYGQGPLGMAIKTGKPGIVEDIENDPIFSPWRQPALLRGYASCIALPLAYDHTTLGSLNVYAEKKNAFQAEEVEFLKQVAGDIAVGIRSLRLEQELIQGLIKFQIMMIQTVEAIASLAEMRDPYTAGHQRNVTRLACDLALKIGLADDRIEGIRVAGFLHDIGKIVVPVEILNKPGKLNQYEFNLIKTHSQAGHDILQKIDFPWPVAEIVLQHHERLNGSGYPRGLTGSDILLEAKILAVADVMEAMAAHRPYRPALGVDKALEEITRNQETLYDPQVVEACVRLFAKGGFHF from the coding sequence ATGACAACTGACAGGACCTCAGAAGATCTGTTAAGAGAAATCCGAGACCTGCGCACCCGCTTGGCCGAGGCCGAGGGGAGTTTGCGCGCCCTTGGCCAGGGGCAAACCGAGGCCCAATCATTGCCGGGATACCAAGGAGATCAGACCGCCTTCTCGCGAGAGCATGCCCGTCTGGCTGCCATCGTCATGAGCAGTGACGACGCCATCATCGGCAAGACGTTAGAGGGCATCATCACCGACTGGAACCCGGCGGCCGAGAGACTCTACGGCTATACCGCCACTGAAATCAAGGGGAAATCTGTTCTGATCCTGGCCCCTCCAGAGCATCAGGCGGAGATCAACCATATCTTGCAAAAGATGAAGCGCGGAGCAGGGACCGAACATTTGTCAGCGCTACGGGTGCGGAAAGACGGCACCCCCCTCCAGGTCTCACTTACCGTGTCACCCATCCGGGATGCGGCCGGTACGATTATCGGCGCTTCCACCATCGCCCGGGACATCACCGCGGTCAAGCGGTTGCAGGATACGCTGCAGGCTTCTCTCCGCTTTCAAGAGATTGTGCACGAACAAACAGAGATCAATCCGCTTTTAGAAGCTTTCGTGTCTGAGATCAAAAACTTTACTGGCTGTGAGGCGGTGGGCATCCGGGTTCTCGACACTGCGGGCGGGATTCCCTATCTGGCTTATCAGGGTTTCAGCCGTCAATTCTATGAAATGGAAAGCCCCCTATCCATTTATTCAGATCAATGCATGTGTATCAACGTCATCAAAGGCACGTGCGATCCTACGTTGCCATTTTATACTATGGGCGGGTCGTTTTACATGAACGGCACCTCCCGGTTTCTGGCCACGGTTTCCGAGGGAGACAAAGGCAGCACCCGCAACCTGTGCAACCAAGTGGGCTATGAATCCGTAGCTCTGGTGCCTTTTCGCCGCGGCGAGGTGATCCTGGGCTTGATCCATGTGGCGGATCACCGGGATAATATGGTGCCCTTCCATGTCGTCGAGATGCTGGAAAAAGTTGGGATGCAACTGGGCGCGGCCTTTCAAAAGTTACAAGCCGAACAGTCGTTGCGGGAAAGTGAGGCGCGCTACCGCACCTTGGTGGAAAACATTGATCTGGGTATTTCGGTAATAGACCGGGATCATCGGATAATCATGACCAATGCGGCTCAGGGCAGATTATTACAAAGGCCCCTCGGCGAACTGGTGGGCCACGAATGTTTTCGGGAATTTGAACACCGGGATGCGGTCTGCGCTCATTGTCCCGGAACCAAGGCCATGGCCACCGGACAAAAGGAAGTGCTTGAACTTACCATTACCCCTCCTGACGGTAGCCGGCTTGACGTTCGTATCCAGGCTTTTCCATACCGCGCTACGGATGGCCAAATAACCGGGTTCATCGAGGTTGCCGAAGACATCACCCAACGCAAAGAGATTGAGGCAGCGCTGCAGCAGAACGAAGACCTCTATCGGTCCTTGTTCGAGAACATGCTGAACGGCTTTGCTTACTGCAAGATGCTCTTCCATCAAAATCAGCCCCAGGACTTCATCTATCTAAAGGTCAACAATTCCTTTGAACTGTTGACCGGCTTAAAAGATGTTGAGGGGAAAAAAGTGTCCGAAGTCATTCCGGGCATCCGGGAGACTGATTCGGAACTGTTCGAAATCTATGGCAGAGTGGCCTTGACCGGCAAACCCGAGAAGTTTGAGACCTATGTGTCAGCCTTAAGAATGTGGTTTTCCGTCTCAGTTTACAGCCCCGCAAAAGAATACTTCGTGGCGGTATTTGACGTCATTACCGAGCGCAAGCAGATGGAGGAGGACCTCCGCGCCGCAGCTCACGCCTGGCAAAGCACCTTCGACGCCATCGGTGACGCGGTGTGCCTGGTAGATCGGGAATCCCAGATTCTCCAATGTAACCAGGCCATGGTTGATCTGGCAGGCAAACCTTTATCCGAGATCATGGGTCACCATTGCTGTAGGGCGGTGCCCCTGACTACCGGACCCGATGCGGAGTGTCCGGTGGGGCGCATGTTGAAAAGTCGCAAGCGGGAAACCCAGACCCTGCCCTTTGGCGACCGCTGGTTACACGTCATGGCCGATCCTATCCCGAACGAGGCTGGCGAAGTTGCCGGCGCGGTGCTTATCATCGCGGATATCAGCCACTACAAACGCACCGAAGCGAGAGTCCGGGACCTGAATATCCTGCTTGGCGCCATTAAAGATATCAACGAGGTCCTGCTCCGGGTAAAGAACGAGAAAGAGCTCTTTCAAAAAATCTGTGATTTGCTGAAGAGTGTGCCTTATGTCAGGTTTGCCTGGATTGGCCTGGTGCAGCCGGACAGCTTTGAGGTGAAACCCGCGGCCTGGGCCGGTCATGAGGATGGATATCTCTCAATCATTAAGACGACGTGGGATGATTCGCCTTATGGGCAGGGCCCCCTCGGCATGGCCATCAAAACCGGGAAACCTGGCATAGTGGAAGATATAGAAAACGATCCCATCTTCAGCCCGTGGCGTCAACCTGCCCTACTCAGGGGCTATGCGTCGTGTATCGCTTTGCCCCTCGCCTATGATCACACGACCCTGGGATCCCTGAATGTTTACGCCGAAAAGAAAAATGCCTTCCAGGCGGAAGAGGTTGAGTTTCTAAAGCAAGTGGCCGGCGACATCGCTGTGGGGATTAGGTCTCTCCGCCTGGAGCAGGAACTAATCCAAGGCCTCATCAAGTTTCAGATCATGATGATACAAACCGTGGAAGCCATCGCCTCCCTGGCAGAAATGCGGGACCCCTACACCGCAGGACATCAGCGGAACGTAACCCGCCTGGCCTGCGACCTGGCCCTCAAAATTGGCCTGGCCGACGACCGCATCGAAGGCATCCGCGTGGCAGGTTTCCTGCATGATATCGGCAAGATCGTCGTCCCGGTCGAGATCCTCAATAAACCTGGGAAACTCAACCAGTATGAATTTAATCTCATTAAAACCCATTCTCAGGCAGGGCACGACATCTTACAGAAAATAGACTTTCCCTGGCCGGTGGCCGAGATCGTGTTGCAGCACCATGAACGTCTGAATGGCTCCGGGTACCCCAGGGGGCTGACCGGCTCGGATATCCTCCTGGAAGCCAAAATTCTCGCGGTCGCGGATGTCATGGAGGCCATGGCCGCGCACCGGCCGTACCGGCCAGCCCTGGGGGTGGATAAAGCCCTGGAAGAAATAACCCGCAATCAAGAGACCCTTTATGATCCCCAAGTGGTGGAGGCCTGTGTCCGCCTCTTTGCCAAGGGTGGCTTTCATTTCTGA
- a CDS encoding response regulator — protein MTQKVILLVEDNPDDEALTLRALKKSKIANRVVVARDGEEALDYLFGTGKYVGRNLKDAPTIVLLDLKLPKIDGLEVLRRIRANEHTQFTPVIILTSSQEERDRLQGYKLGVNSYVVKPVDFSQFSEAINYLGLYWLVLNEPPPVV, from the coding sequence ATGACCCAAAAAGTCATTTTGTTGGTGGAAGATAACCCGGATGACGAAGCGTTGACTTTGAGGGCGCTCAAAAAAAGCAAGATCGCCAATCGAGTCGTAGTTGCCCGGGATGGTGAAGAAGCTTTAGATTATCTTTTTGGTACCGGAAAATATGTCGGCCGGAACCTCAAAGATGCCCCCACCATTGTGTTACTAGACTTAAAGTTGCCCAAGATCGACGGACTGGAAGTTCTCCGTCGGATCCGCGCCAATGAACACACCCAGTTTACTCCGGTGATTATTCTCACCTCTTCCCAGGAGGAAAGAGACCGGCTGCAAGGTTATAAATTGGGGGTCAACTCCTACGTAGTCAAGCCGGTCGATTTTTCCCAGTTCAGCGAGGCCATCAATTATTTGGGGTTATACTGGCTCGTGCTGAATGAACCTCCTCCAGTAGTTTAA
- a CDS encoding transcription termination/antitermination NusG family protein, which yields MATLEGRFAQEFEGINRDEAAPWYVIQTHGRTETKVHLALQRKGLEVFFPQVQLHRMIRGRKVLMHLPLFPNYLFVHAHIDSTVFHQIIKVNGVVKLLGNNGPDPAPADQIESIRTIVTGDRYYCPWRYIEKGKKVRVLDGPLSGVVGILVARKEKQRRLVVAVEMFQRSVTVDLDSESVERWD from the coding sequence TTGGCGACCCTGGAAGGTAGATTTGCACAAGAGTTTGAGGGGATTAACCGGGATGAGGCAGCACCCTGGTACGTAATCCAAACCCACGGCCGCACCGAAACCAAGGTGCACCTGGCGTTGCAGCGCAAAGGATTGGAAGTCTTTTTTCCCCAAGTGCAACTCCATAGAATGATAAGAGGCCGTAAAGTCCTCATGCATTTGCCATTATTCCCAAACTACCTCTTTGTCCATGCACATATCGATTCGACGGTTTTTCACCAAATCATCAAGGTTAATGGGGTAGTGAAGCTCCTGGGGAATAACGGCCCCGATCCGGCGCCGGCGGATCAGATAGAATCTATCCGGACCATTGTGACTGGCGACAGGTATTATTGTCCCTGGCGGTATATAGAGAAGGGCAAAAAGGTGCGGGTGCTCGATGGGCCTTTATCAGGGGTGGTGGGGATTTTGGTCGCCAGGAAAGAAAAGCAACGCCGCCTGGTAGTCGCCGTGGAGATGTTCCAGCGGTCGGTGACAGTGGACCTGGACAGCGAGTCGGTGGAACGTTGGGATTAG
- a CDS encoding response regulator transcription factor yields MNHNILIVEDHVVVRQSLREWLELSFPHYQLLEATSGEEAISMAQTMTPRLIIMDIGLPGMSGIEAAQGIKAVLPDTHVVMLTIYDDEAHRADAAAAGASAYVPKRKVQTELLPIVTRLLSGEY; encoded by the coding sequence ATGAACCATAATATCTTGATAGTAGAAGATCACGTAGTCGTTCGCCAGTCACTGCGGGAATGGCTGGAGCTCTCTTTTCCTCACTACCAGTTGCTGGAAGCCACCAGCGGAGAGGAAGCGATCTCCATGGCCCAGACGATGACTCCACGTCTGATCATCATGGACATCGGCTTGCCCGGGATGAGTGGCATCGAGGCCGCCCAGGGCATAAAAGCGGTGTTGCCGGACACCCACGTGGTGATGCTTACTATTTATGACGACGAGGCCCATCGAGCCGACGCGGCTGCGGCCGGGGCCAGCGCCTATGTACCCAAGCGCAAAGTCCAAACGGAACTCTTGCCCATAGTCACGAGGTTGCTATCCGGGGAGTATTGA